From Bradyrhizobium sp. 4:
CCGGATGGTGTACGAGCACGGCAGGATCGTCGGCGACAAAGGCGCAGGCGACATTCTCAGCCGCGGCAGGTCGAGCCTGATCTGATCGGGCTCAACACGTTGCTGCTCAACTGTGCCGCTCGTGCGCGGGGGCGATGGCCGTCTCAAGTCCGAAGATCATACCGGTCACATGTTCGTATCCAGCCTTCGCATGCGGCAAAACTAACCGCTCAATTCGGACAAGGTTGGCCGGCCGCCCGCCATAAGGCGACGTCCTTGACGTGATCCTCGAATCGCAGTTGCTGTCCTTAGTTGGAGAGACCGTCTCTAATTGGATCTGGTTGGGCCTCGGTTGCTGTAGGGGCCAGCATGGATTGGAGCGAGAGTTTAGGTTTTCCAATTGGTTAGAGAGCGACGTGTGCACGATGCGTGGACTGGGAAAATTCTGGAAAGTCCGAACGCCATTTGAGCGACCTCGATCTGAATCGCGCAAAGGGCTCTCGAAAGGGAGCAGGGCGGAATTTGCGCTCGATCTGTTTGTGTTTGGAGCCAAGACTGCGTCGACATCGCTGGTCAAGGGCAATACAGGCCGCGCGCGAGTGATTTCTGTCTGCGCCAGGACCTCGTATCCGCGAGGAAGCTCCGATTTGATCTTTCGATACTGTCCTTCTAGCCTCACGGTGACGTCTCCCTCGCACGGGTGGTGCGAACGCATGGACCGAGTTCGGGGCTGATTGCCTATGATCAGGCGGCCAACATGCAAAGACTTCGGCGAACTCGCCTACTACTCAGCATCACGCATCATCTACTTAGAAGTGGGCATGCGATGCAGGAATCCAATGCGACATTTAGCCTGGATTGACCGACTCGCCGGTCAAGGAACCTGCCGCAAGAATTCGCGCGTCTCGCGCTAATTGCCCTTTGGTCCGCGAACCTGCGCACTCTTTTCGGCGGTATCGCGAAATCGCGCTGCGCCCACCAATACGGTCAGGGCAATAGGCGTGGTTACCAAGCCAAGCCCGATGATCAGGATTTCGTGCAGCACGGGCCTGCTCTGAAGTACCGAAAAGCAAACGATCGAAGCAGCTGCAATGAATACGGTGCCCAGCGTCGTCCCGAGCGTCGGCGCGTGGACCCGCTCGTAGAATGTGCCGAACCGCAAGAGGCCCAGCGAACCGACGAGTGTGACGATGGCGCCAGCAAAAACGAGAAGTGCCGTGAGAGCAGCAGCCCAGGGCGGCAGGTGTTCGATGCCGTTCATTCGATCACCTCGCCGCGCAGCAGAAACTTCGCCAGCGCAACCGTACCCACGAAGCCGAAGAGGGCCATGGCGAGAGCCGCCTCGAAATAGAGCGTTTCGCCGGATCGAATCCCGAACGTCAGAAGCAACAACATCGCGTTCACGGACAGCGTGTCGAAGCCCAGAACGCGATCCTGTGCTCGCGGCCCCCGAAATATGCGAACCGCGCCACAGCCGAGAGCCAACACCAGAACTACCTGCGCGGCAACCAGCGCGTAGATCAGCAAGAGCTGGCTCATTCGAATATCTCCAGCAGATGGCGTTCGTAGCGTTGCTTGATCGTGCGGACCCACTCGGCTTCATCGACCAGGTCGAGAACATGGATCATCAACAACCCTTTCTGTGTATCGAAATTCACCCACAGCGTTCCGGGGCTCGAGGTAATGATGCAAGCCAGCAACGCCAGTCCATAGGGATTGCGCATATCGAGCGGAATGTTCACGAACCCGGATTTTCGCTGTCGGCGCCCAAAACCGAGAATGATCCGGCCAACCGCGAAGTTGGAGCGGATGATATCGATCGCCACCAATCCCAACAGGCGTAGGAGGACGCCGGGTCGCCTGACGCGCGTGCTTGGTAACTCCAGCACGGTGAGAAACCGCCCGCCGACGAGCGCGATCACACAACCGAGGAGGACATGTCCGACGGTGACTGCCTGATTGAGCAGTAGCCACAATGCGAGCAGACAGAAGCTCATCCGCGGAAAGGGCAGGAATCGCGTCATTTGCCGCCCGCCTTTCGGCTGCCTTGGGCGCTGATCTCCAGGACGTCGCTGATGTAGCCCGCCGGCGCGTGCAGCGATTGCGCCGTTGCCTGCATGAAGCGCATCACCGGACCGGCGAGCACTGTCTGGGCCGCGCAAATGATCAACAGGAACATGATGGGCGCCATCTCGATCAGGCGCACACGCGGCACGGTGCGATCTGGCGACGCCCACAAGGAGCGTATACCTGCTCGGGTCAGCGCGACCAACGCCGCAAAACTGGACACGAGGAGCGTCAACAAGAGCGCCCACCCACTGCCAGGAACGGCACCGCCCGGATGCATGCCTGAAGGATGAAGCGCCGCCGTCAGCAGCGCGAATTTGGCTATGAAACCCGACAGCGGCGGAAGCCCGGCGATGACCAGTGCGCACCCGATGAAGGCGACGCCGAGCAACCCCATCGTGGCCACAATGGCCGTGCCGACTTCCTCTTCGGTATGGTCCGCATCGTCGTCTTCTCCGTAAGCTTCTCGCGTGACGGCGATCACGTCAGCTCCGGGTTCGCGGCCGCGCTCGATGAGTTCGGCCAGAAGGAAGAACGCGCTGATGCCGAGGGTCGAGCTGACCAGGTAAAACAGTGCTCCACCGGTGACACTGACTTGCCCGGTCCCCGTGGCTGCCAACACAGTTCCGGAGGATACGAGCACCGAAAAGCCGCCGAGACGGGCGGTGTCCTGGGATGCCAATGTGCCGATTGCTCCGAAGGCGATCGTCGCCAACCCACCCCATAACAGCCAGTCACTGCCGAAGCCCGCTGACGCGCCACTGCCCTCACCAAAAAGCAACAGCGATAGACGCAGGATGATATACACGCCGACCTTGGTCATGATCGCAAAGATCGACGCCACCGGTGGACTCGCGGCTGCGTAGGCCGTCGGCAGCCAGAAACACAGGGGCCACATGCCGGCCTTGAGCAGGAAGGCCACGGCCAGCATGCCGGCGCCTGCTTCGAGCAAACCGCGGCTCTCCGCGGCGATTGCAGGTATCCGCGCCGAGAGGTCCGCCATATTGAGCGTCCCGGTGACGCCATAGATCAGGCTGACCCCGATCAGGAACAATAGAGACGCGACCAGATTCATGACGATGTAGTGCAACCCAGCCTTCACCCGTGCGAGACCGGAACCATGCAGCAGAAGTCCGTACGAAGCGGCCAGCAACAACTCGAAGAAGACAAACAGGTTGAAGAGATCGCCGGTCAGGAAGGCACCATTGAGGCCCATCAACAGAAACTGAAAGAGCGGATGGAAATGCGCGCCTGTCCGGTGCCAACGGGCAAGAGAGAACACAACTGACGCCAGCGCCAGGATGCTGGTCAGGAGCAGCATGAGCGCGGAGAGCCGATCGAGAACGAGGACAATTCCGAACGGAGCAGGCCAATCGCCCAGGCGATAGACTTCCCTGATTTCGGGGTGACCCGAATTAGACATTCCGAGCAAGATCACCGCGACACAAACGAGTGCAACCGTTATGGCCACGTTGACCGCAGCCACGATGTTGCGGTGCCGCTCTCCATTCAAGAGCAGCATGCCTGCGCCGGCAAGCAGGGGCAGGACGATGGGCGCAACGACCAGATTTGCAATTCCGCTCACGCCTCGGGCTCCTGACCGTCGACGTGATCGGTGCGAGCCAGGCCGCGCGACGCGAGGAGAACGACAAGGAACAACGCGGTCGTCGCAAAACTGATGACGATTGCAGTCAGTACGAGCGCCTGTGGTAGCGGGTCAGCATGTTTCGTTGGATCCCCGATCTCCTTTGCGATCAGCACCGGCGCTCCCGTCCGCACCCGTCCCATGGCCACGATGAAGAGATTGACGGCGTAAGAGAGCAACGAAAGCCCGATGATGACTTGAAACGTGCGCGGCCTGAGGATCAGCCACACTCCGGACG
This genomic window contains:
- a CDS encoding Na+/H+ antiporter subunit C, with protein sequence MELSLAIGIGALTASGVWLILRPRTFQVIIGLSLLSYAVNLFIVAMGRVRTGAPVLIAKEIGDPTKHADPLPQALVLTAIVISFATTALFLVVLLASRGLARTDHVDGQEPEA
- a CDS encoding K+/H+ antiporter subunit F, coding for MSQLLLIYALVAAQVVLVLALGCGAVRIFRGPRAQDRVLGFDTLSVNAMLLLLTFGIRSGETLYFEAALAMALFGFVGTVALAKFLLRGEVIE
- a CDS encoding Na+/H+ antiporter subunit E produces the protein MTRFLPFPRMSFCLLALWLLLNQAVTVGHVLLGCVIALVGGRFLTVLELPSTRVRRPGVLLRLLGLVAIDIIRSNFAVGRIILGFGRRQRKSGFVNIPLDMRNPYGLALLACIITSSPGTLWVNFDTQKGLLMIHVLDLVDEAEWVRTIKQRYERHLLEIFE
- the mnhG gene encoding monovalent cation/H(+) antiporter subunit G; this encodes MNGIEHLPPWAAALTALLVFAGAIVTLVGSLGLLRFGTFYERVHAPTLGTTLGTVFIAAASIVCFSVLQSRPVLHEILIIGLGLVTTPIALTVLVGAARFRDTAEKSAQVRGPKGN
- a CDS encoding monovalent cation/H+ antiporter subunit D, which codes for MSGIANLVVAPIVLPLLAGAGMLLLNGERHRNIVAAVNVAITVALVCVAVILLGMSNSGHPEIREVYRLGDWPAPFGIVLVLDRLSALMLLLTSILALASVVFSLARWHRTGAHFHPLFQFLLMGLNGAFLTGDLFNLFVFFELLLAASYGLLLHGSGLARVKAGLHYIVMNLVASLLFLIGVSLIYGVTGTLNMADLSARIPAIAAESRGLLEAGAGMLAVAFLLKAGMWPLCFWLPTAYAAASPPVASIFAIMTKVGVYIILRLSLLLFGEGSGASAGFGSDWLLWGGLATIAFGAIGTLASQDTARLGGFSVLVSSGTVLAATGTGQVSVTGGALFYLVSSTLGISAFFLLAELIERGREPGADVIAVTREAYGEDDDADHTEEEVGTAIVATMGLLGVAFIGCALVIAGLPPLSGFIAKFALLTAALHPSGMHPGGAVPGSGWALLLTLLVSSFAALVALTRAGIRSLWASPDRTVPRVRLIEMAPIMFLLIICAAQTVLAGPVMRFMQATAQSLHAPAGYISDVLEISAQGSRKAGGK